A genomic window from Osmia bicornis bicornis chromosome 6, iOsmBic2.1, whole genome shotgun sequence includes:
- the LOC114873142 gene encoding centrosome-associated protein 350-like isoform X2: MKSSSKKEDTDKKKKYVFFSDPDIIVQCAEASVAAAQALECEQKPDHITKQIPKDKLSNLPIKFNLKDFKNLYHPIQPYPFTFINAVKRKLALDNGSEVCKKAYDQNNKNAPESSITVLKPDSDQNLQKMDFIRPLKVPDLKISAKKLDFSDRESSVSKDVISPKFETPSKELIHERADKPTKSFERVQRRLDFSTSDVSSTINSEVEPLRVPNISMSSNLSRKKDYIRENSREKENRSKRIRKDDSLSSKQDEATQDFFKRSRSPRHVSRKDFSNNVCENASVVKLKSDRLPLYIPRESDFALTKPKTKNFATSTVKKTNDKRHRSSNTRSFKSRDVSLESKNRSCSNESLSEYSSKLSDKVTIRESRNMFEHFDYRYNDDLHMLKQANDQKHIFSMENRQVKQHKVTYQSQAKIENAPFKEQTKRLSEKIKPSINKMDSKIYIVNSKESEGVESVTDSSTIVRTQSPSIISIQQVKNKDSEKVAQNINILKSNKNNEDLKYTDDSSSQCIATNTKKEEESYTQSIGTIKSATSNSNESNLNDSSILSDKLLDPRRISFRDENRSQEEFCNLVTPDMNLIPRSKRKRQFIQNSNIEVDPKCSKHNTGKIETEKEGIPLLHPTALHMQFQAELHLLDSFNESLRQVMDVEKCLYNVKQNQEKELPLQHNQLSDQVKLHFSKDEKNVDNMEHCNEIKSHASVSTDKAFPNTMHHTSQTIGNKFDNFSTLSKPAVKAVEVQTQTVNDIATQTDMRSTRRNVQSRCSEICGTPYERGFVEDSEIPQLSLDSVEQFEDLDQIEEISLPSKLRTLSEISLHETTSSIRTETGTEISISTRDVTCSFNKYLDLEIAQLIKDEKQRYDKIEMLFKSREKTLNDQTKKLVKLEEQKRALKDTGQDSRVSSVKKKQRALLLKLQQEKDEMNRLKELHKIASQERKLMLQKQRNMFNPQMSTKNILTKLKRSADSQSPRRLSGPMKGYDIRSNSSMSSLVDSDKSQHDRSQTDTRLQMSENELHFSKIDLPKNNKFTNFVEESNAPFSRFDKPNEPIQGNISPEKCPYKIQKDGTKSKYEIKSRKFEEKMPKADILRLKSHQHSSDPTLMSSHSMSSPGKYIFEKDKSPDVSELLQQNLSKSLSEQIKSESDTLIEELSKKSKSSQMIDNHFQNIISPRERESLKTTGMNSESAPEEISSLSQDTVSKTSKSSQVSEDILQTHSKSSKKGSKSIPTDMSKKTQYSSESKSNFKRKSSKCQKSKSSSSILTENILKSKSNSQTSEELIKHHNKRTKMEKEFIQCDKNNENALLDNMDYNENQSSLQTVTRHSKSAKDNNFKLLTNGIDNYESKENENSFPQEKSEHSLGNVSVKSQISNFAISRHSSGESDKNYSKSVVVRSQDQNLKTSKKLEQILNAREAALTSRKNCVEEWMAWHAKLRNEEDRVARMEQAALKLVTATSNVFSQQDTTISSDTSDVEGRIELLTEKLAERRIEMSRLKREARKQTKQKLRALEANLLNQIKKYDTTIHEMRRKLESKKVSTKDSDKLAIESKSLADFKVPEIPLKKIQDIFKNNDLLRSRSESDLLYTESLSMKDCMKNINLTRNKNIETEYDKSDSERIIKSSRHTRISEHLNSPKASTVFDESISEQIEIDKVGSASMSSISDDIEEMPIKSVISEAKKTNTSEEVKTEISDAKSETDILTQSEVKFSENETIQSDTREYKSDFDTVSEQSRGRSISSVANKIQDIERSHVHSDRSNIQSSNAQVNAESAHQILDFSKKLDSLCLSNQNLNEDISSLENELKILSEMMLRFNDKSNEGTKQELQNEERSTSKDISEMLSKSDRNTEVTSEDKSVDAQLHKKEINSDISQCLTNSAKLKSVTNISDNKSIVEEVDNVMSAVIPPDEISFSKSNQEIDYKARSKEILNEIEKSIISEHIKVSENDLNRSDILTENNNLNGTNTRSLSEIYSKTPLGKESVSNVQSEAVYLTEEEDIDTDTAENLINSHNSGNHRALEFNKSSPISLEQSSLKKKDDNSLDLYPINNVLTPRIHSEHNSDTSSVKLVRSISKQAPVIERETKSIENFEEPLESYTNDRQQSTGEIHSLSKADSPKLISNESKEFSNNNRDENIDLKVSSLVELDKISKYDTSFNNKEISNDESQIKQISIDKRPVDKDDWTVLDSFCIEQDVTNSPWKKSHYSKDASRLTDSSKHQILEENTINDIEGVFSFIPNRETINIDQRDINFDETVLDSVDSYKEQDQDDTVHSIETDNFQKAIYDSVVKILDKVEKSIEDSSIKEKIESHSEVTENKNEIKITGDEEVTLISGNFNLKDTTLQQNENRQSVSLDTRDNKNTNENVAINKIHIDLIMGLNLRTEMKQDEDILYDIENKSRDIVITELEPGSEESESLSELEIDAKVELAEEEPMETNDQEDKIETGIKIVQEYKSLEAILEQDSSDGEQLDNLVEVAESSLDVIEKEIEHSVNELDSISLHKTDVQSIEVQGNEIQNEKDATTSVFVNDLKSVISCEVITSNSPNNIVNKTFDILKDPEYEDISEESLEVSEIFDKSELQRSAVIQKSSSIPEKYEAIHKSEEVLKILDEITQKSSTNFEYNVHKFQDDKHVSEDSEKSQTEVSDKDSIMSSKVDDDKVVESSEKKNDLNNETYKEIVSLNDLEERDKREQDALSESSDCRNTPKDVSEIEIDSSRDPNDSRLDIDGLNDDLLSNSNVENENVDSKNTYHAAPIVATSEKDIEVMIDKLKASLEQPGVEVADWEAKLLRIEQLQIELEIKKLEAEEVSYYVREIPNKPPPPYTPPGGGGRISTSLGSPSPPPAVIPSNIDELTAFTEKATAIIFKAKEAGEDIMRLEAPLEICELTKENDETVKKDRRIYNTFLFDLCKETIAEVYQAEYEKPGPSWTKPNVKTKPIMKIPKTLEELNAYVNKEVATLFGFKTKLQRENMVMRWSRKRRDRVDELLAREAQAEEDEWTKFHHDELAVKNGLTVTILDTLIMETVNVVKVAYAKKRKVMV, from the exons ATGAAAAGCAGCTCTAAGAAGGAAGATActgataagaaaaagaaatatgtttttttttctgatcCCGATATTATTGTTCAGTGTGCTGAAGCATCTGTTGCA GCAGCTCAAGCTCTTGAATGCGAACAAAAACCAGATCACATTACTAAGCAAATACCTAAGGACAAACTATCAAACTTgccaattaaatttaacttgaaagattttaaaaatttatatcatcCTATACAACCATATCCTTTTACATTTATAAATGCTGTCAAACGGAAGCTGGCTTTAGACAATGGTTCAGAAGTTTGTAAAAAAGCATACGatcagaataataaaaatgcacCCGAATCATCTATAACAGTATTAAAGCCCGATAGTGATCAGAATTTACAGAAGATGGATTTTATAAGGCCGCTAAAAGTTCcagatttgaaaatttctgcaaAAAAATTAGATTTCTCTGACAGAGAAAGTTCTGTATCAAAAGATGTAATATCACCAAAATTTGAAACACCTTCAAAAGAATTGATACATGAAAGAGCAGATAAACCAACAAAGAGTTTTGAAAGAGTTCAAAGAAGATTAGACTTCTCAACATCAGATGTTTCATCAACAATCAACAGCGAGGTAGAGCCATTGAGGGTCCCAAATATTTCTATGTCATCAAATTTATCAAGAAAAAAAGACTACATTAGAGAAAATTCTCGAGAAAAGGAGAACCGATCTAAAAGAATCAGAAAAGACGATTCTTTATCCTCCAAGCAAGATGAAGCAACGCAAGACTTTTTTAAAAGATCTAGAAGTCCAAGGCATGTTTCTAGAAAAGACTTCTCTAATAACGTGTGCGAGAATGCATCAGTTGTAAAATTAAAGAGCGATAGATTGCCATTGTACATACCAAGAGAGAGTGATTTTGCTTTAAcaaaaccaaaaacaaaaaattttgCAACGTCAACTGTTAAAAAGACCAATGACAAGAGGCATAGATCTAGTAATACTAGATCTTTTAAATCAAGAGATGTTTCTTTGGAATCTAAGAATAGATCTTGCAGTAACGAGTCACTTTCTGAGTATTCTTCAAAATTATCAGACAAAGTTACAATTAGAGAGTCTAGAAACATGTTTGAACATTTTGATTATAGATACAATGACGATCTACATATGTTAAAACAGGCTAACGATCAGAAACATATATTTTCTATGGAAAACAGACAAGTAAAACAGCACAAAGTAACATATCAGTCTCAagcgaaaattgaaaatgcaCCTTTCAAAGAGCAAACTAAAAGACTGtcagaaaaaataaaaccttctataaataaaatggatagcaaaatatacattgtaaatTCCAAAGAATCGGAAGGTGTTGAAAGTGTGACGGATTCAAGTACAATTGTACGAACTCAAAGTCCAAGTATTATTTCTATACAGCAAGTAAAAAACAAGGATTCCGAAAAAGTTgcacaaaatattaatatacttaaatcgaataaaaataatgaagatCTAAAATATACAGATGATTCTTCGTCACAGTGTATTGCTACAAacacaaaaaaagaagaagaatcgtATACACAAAGTATTGGTACAATTAAATCAGCAACAAGTAATAGTAATGAATCTAATTTAAACGATAGCAGTATCTTATCTGATAAATTATTAGATCCAAGAAGAATTTCATTCAGAGATGAGAACCGTTCGCAAGaggaattttgtaatttagtAACTCCGGATATGAATCTCATACCGCGATCTAAACGAAAAAGgcaatttatacaaaatagtAACATAGAAGTTGATCCTAAATGTTCAAAACATAATACCGGTAAAAttgaaacagaaaaagaaggaattcCATTG TTGCATCCAACTGCCTTACATATGCAATTTCAAGCTGAGTTGCATCTTCTTGATTCATTTAATGAGTCACTGAGGCAGGTTATGGATgttgaaaaatgtttatataatGTTAAACAAAATCAAGAAAAAGAGTTACCGTTACAGCATAACCAACTGAGTGACCAAGTGAAATTACATTTCTCtaaggatgaaaagaatgttgATAACATGGAACAttgtaatgaaattaaatcaCATGCAAGTGTTTCTACTGACAAAG CATTTCCAAATACGATGCATCATACAAGTCAAACTATAGGAAATAAGTTTGACAATTTTAGTACGTTAAGTAAACCAGCAGTTAAAGCTGTGGAGGTACAAACTCAAACGGTAAATGATATAGCAACACAAACAGATATGCGTTCAACTCGACGAAATGTACAGAGTAGATGTTCAGAAATATGTGGAACCCCGTATGAACGAGGATTTGTTGAAGACAGCGAAATTCCACAACTTTCGTTAGATTCAGTGGAACAGTTTGAAGACTTGGATCAAATAGAAGAGATATCATTGCCTAGTAAATTAAGAACGTTGTCAGAAATAAGTTTACACGAAACTACGTCATCTATACGAACAGAAACTGGAACCGAGATTAGTATTTCCACTCGAGATGTAACTTgttcttttaataaatacttagACCTAGAA ATTGCACAGTTGATCAAAGATGAGAAACAAAGGTACgataaaatagaaatgttatttaaatctCGCGAGAAAACATTAAATGATCAAACGAAAAAATTAGTCAAATTGGAAGAGCAAAAGCGAGCATTAAAAGATACTGGACAGGATAGCAGAGTTAGTTCTGTAAAAAAGAAGCAAAGAGCTCTGTTGTTAAAATTACAACAAGAAAAGGATGAAATGAACAG ATTGAAAGAACTACATAAAATTGCGAGCCAAGAGCGTAAACTTATGTTGCAAAAACAAAGGAATATGTTTAACCCTCAAATGTCAACTAAAaacattttaacaaaattaaaaaggaGCGCGGATAGTCAGTCGCCAAGACGATTATCTGGTCCAATGAAGGGTTATGATATAAGAAGTAATAGCTCTATGAGTTCTTTAGTTGATTCTGACAAATCTCAACATGATAGATCTCAGACAGATACGCGTTTGCAAATGTCCGAAAACGAGTtacatttttctaaaattgatttaccgaaaaataataaattcacgAATTTCGTTGAAGAATCTAACGCACCATTTTCAAGGTTTGATAAACCTAATGAACCTATTCAGGGTAACATATCTCCAGAAAAGTGTCCTTATAAGATACAAAAAGATGGAACCAAATCAAAGTATGAGATAAAATCAAGaaagtttgaagaaaaaatgCCTAAAGCAGATATTTTAAGGTTGAAATCGCATCAGCATTCTTCTGATCCAACTCTGATGTCAAGTCATTCTATGAGCAGTCctggaaaatatattttcgaaaaagaCAAATCTCCCGATGTTTCGGAACTGCTACAACAGAATTTAAGTAAATCTTTGTCTGAACAAATTAAATCAGAATCGGATACTTTAATAGAAGAGTTGTCAAAGAAATCGAAATCTTCTCAAATGATAGataatcattttcaaaatataatatcGCCAAGAGAACGAGAGTCTTTGAAAACTACTGGCATGAATAGCGAAAGTGCTCCAGAAGAAATAAGTTCTCTCAGCCAAGACACTGTGTCGAAAACATCAAAATCATCTCAAGTTTCTGAGGATATTTTACAGACGCATTCAAAAAGTTCTAAAAAGGGTAGTAAATCAATTCCAACTGATATGTCCAAAAAGACTCAGTACAGTTCAGAATCCAAATCAAACTTTAAACGTAAAAGTTCAAAATGTCAGAAAAGCAAATCGTCGTCAAGTATACTtacagaaaatatattaaagtcTAAATCGAATTCTCAGACATCAGAGGAGTTGATTAAACATCACAATAAACGAacaaaaatggaaaaagaatttattcaGTGTGACAAGAATAATGAGAATGCACTGTTGGACAATATGGATTATAATGAAAATCAGAGTTCTTTACAAACCGTAACTAGGCACTCAAAATCTGCAAAAGATAACAATTTTAAACTATTAACTAACGGAATAGataattatgaaagtaaagagaatgaaaattcttttcctCAAGAGAAGAGTGAGCACAGTTTAGGCAATGTTTCTGTAAAATCTCAAATTAGTAACTTTGCAATATCTCGCCATAGTTCTGGAGAAAGTGACAAAAATTATTCCAAGTCTGTGGTTGTTAGATCGCAAGATCAAAACCTGAAGACTTCCAAGAAACTTGAACA AATATTAAACGCGCGTGAAGCTGCGCTTACATCACGAAAAAACTGTGTGGAAGAGTGGATGGCCTGGCATGCAAAATTGAGAAACGAAGAAGACCGTGTTGCACGAATGGAACAAGCTGCTCTTAAACTTGTAACAGCAACCTCCAACGTTTTTTCTCAACAag ATACTACCATTTCATCCGATACCAGCGATGTCGAAGGTAGAATAGAATTACTTACTGAAAAATTAGCAGAGCGACGAATAGAAATGTCACGTTTGAAAAGGGAAGCCAGAAAGCAAACGAAACAGAAACTTCGAGCCTTGGAAGCgaatttattaaatcaaattaaG aAATACGACACAACGATCCATGAAATGCGTAGAAAATTGGAGTCGAAAAAGGTATCTACTAAGGATAGCGATAAGTTAGCGATAGAGTCTAAATCGCTGGCAGATTTTAAAGTACCTGAGATTCCTTTAAAGAAGATTCaagatatatttaaaaataatgatttattGAGATCCAGATCAGAGTCTGATTTGTTATATACAGAAAGTTTGTCGATGAAAGATTgcatgaaaaatataaatttaacgaggaacaaaaatattgaaactgAGTATGATAAAAGTGATTCGGAAAGGATAATCAAATCCTCTAGGCATACAAGAATCTCAGAACATTTGAATTCCCCCAAAGCGAGTACTGTCTTTGATGAAAGTATATCGGAACAAATTGAGATTGATAAAGTTGGCTCTGCTTCGATGTCGTCGATTTCCGACGATATTGAGGAAATGCCAATTAAGTCGGTCATATCAGAAGCAAAGAAAACTAACACTTCAGAAGAAGTTAAAACTGAAATAAGCGATGCAAAGTCTGAGACTGATATACTTACGCAATCAGAAGTAAAGTTCtctgaaaatgaaacaattcaATCTGACACAAGAGAATATAAGTCTGATTTTGATACAGTTTCCGAACAGTCCAGAGGAAGAAGTATTTCATCTGTAGCTAACAAAATACAAGATATTGAACGCTCTCATGTACATTCGGACAGATCCAATATTCAGAGCTCTAATGCCCAGGTTAACGCTGAGTCTGCTCATCAAATTTTGGATTTTTCCAAGAAATTGGACTCTCTGTGCCTCAGTAATCAAAACCTGAACGAAGATATAAGTTCACTAGAAAATGAACTGAAAATACTTTCAGAAATGATGTTACGTTTTAATGACAAATCAAATGAAGGGACAAAACAAGAATTACAAAATGAAGAAAGGAGCACGTCAAAGGATATATCAGAAATGCTATCCAAGTCGGACAGAAATACGGAAGTCACGTCAGAGGATAAAAGCGTAGATGCACAATTACATAAAAAAGAGATCAATTCTGATATCTCACAGTGCTTAACGAATagcgcaaaattaaaatcagTTACTAATATTAGTGACAATAAAAGTATAGTAGAAGAAGTTGACAATGTCATGTCTGCTGTAATTCCTCCAGATGAAATATCTTTCTCTAAATCGAATCAAGAAATTGATTACAAAGCAAGAAGTaaggaaattttaaatgaaattgaaaagtcaATAATATCAGAACATATTAAAGTTAGCGAGAATGATTTAAATCGTTCAGATATATTAACTGAgaataacaatttaaatggAACTAATACAAGATCATTGTctgaaatttattcaaagacACCTCTAGGGAAAGAAAGTGTAAGCAACGTACAATCTGAGGCAGTATATCTTACCGAAGAAGAAGATATCGACACAGATACTgcagaaaatttaattaactctcATAATTCAGGAAATCATCGTGCattagaatttaataaaagttcTCCAATTTCTTTGGAACAGTCCagtttaaagaaaaaggatgATAATTCATTAGATCTTTACCCAATAAACAATGTACTTACGCCACGAATTCATTCTGAACATAATAGTGACACAAGTTCTGTAAAACTTGTACGTAGTATTAGCAAACAAGCACCAGTTATAGAGCGTGAAACTAAATCAATTGAAAACTTTGAAGAACCATTGGAGAGTTATACAAACGATCGACAGCAAAGCACAGGTGAAATTCATTCACTATCAAAAGCTGATAGCCCTAAATTAATATCTAACGAGTCCAAAGAATTTAGTAATAACAACAGAGATGAAAATATAGATTTGAAAGTATCGTCCCTAGTGGAACTCgataaaatatctaaatatgATACGAGCTTTAATAACAAAGAAATTAGTAACGATGAAagtcaaataaaacaaatttccATAGATAAAAGGCCCGTTGATAAAGATGATTGGACCGTATTAGATTCATTTTGTATTGAGCAAGATGTTACTAATTCTCCCTGGAAAAAATCTCATTATTCAAAAGATGCATCTCGTTTAACTGACAGTTCTAAACATCAAATTTTGGAGGAGAACACAATTAATGATATAGAAGGTGTATTCTCATTTATACCGAATAGGGAAACTATAAATATTGATCAGCGTGACattaattttgatgaaacGGTGTTAGATTCTGTAGATAGCTATAAAGAACAGGATCAAGATGATACTGTACACAGCATTGAAACTGATAATTTCCAAAAAGCAATTTATGATTCTGTGGTCAAAATATTGGATAAAGTTGAGAAAAGTATCGAGGATAGTTcgataaaagagaaaatcgAAAGTCATTCTGAGGttacagaaaataaaaacgaaataaaaattacaggAGACGAAGAAGTTACATTAATTTCCGGTAATTTCAACTTAAAGGATACTACATTacaacaaaatgaaaatagacAATCTGTTTCTTTGGATACTAGAGACAATAAAAATACTAATGAAAATGTagcaattaataaaattcatattgATCTTATCATGGGTCTTAATTTACGGACAGAAATGAAACAGGACGAGGATATATTATATgacattgaaaataaatccCGAGATATTGTTATAACAGAATTAGAACCAGGAAGCGAGGAAAGTGAGAGTTTGTCAGAACTTGAAATTGATGCTAAAGTAGAATTAGCAGAGGAGGAACCTATGGAAACGAATGATCAGGAAGATAAAATAGAAACAGGAATAAAAATAGTGCAAGAATACAAATCGTTAGAAGCCATACTAGAACAAGATAGTTCTGATGGCGAACAACTTGATAACTTGGTAGAAGTAGCTGAAAGTAGTTTAGATgttatagaaaaagaaattgaacaTTCAGTCAACGAATTGGATAGTATATCTCTTCATAAAACTGATGTTCAATCTATTGAAGTTCAGGGTAATGAAATACAGAATGAAAAGGATGCAACTACTTCTGTATTTGTAAATGATCTTAAATCAGTAATAAGCTGTGAAGTAATTACATCTAATTCACCGAATAATATAGTAAACAAAACATTTGATATTTTGAAAGATCCGGAGTATGAAGACATTTCTGAAGAAAGTCTTGAGGTGTCTGAGATATTCGATAAAAGTGAACTTCAGAGATCTGCTGTTATTCAGAAGTCATCCTCTATACCAGAAAAATATGAAGCAATACATAAGTCGGAGGAAGTATTGAAAATACTGGATGAAATTACTCAAAAATCTTCAACGAATTTTGAATACAATGTACATAAGTTTCAGGATGATAAGCATGTTTCTGAAGATAGTGAGAAGTCACAAACAGAAGTTTCTGATAAGGATAGTATTATGTCTTCAAAGGTTGATGATGATAAAGTTGTGGAAAGtagtgaaaagaaaaatgatttgaaTAATGAGACGTATAAAGAAATAGTTAGCTTAAATGATTTGGAAGAAAGAGACAAACGAGAGCAGGATGCGTTGTCCGAATCGAGCGACTGCAGAAATACACCAAAGGATGTATCAGAAATCGAGATAGATTCTTCTCGTGATCCTAATGATTCGAGATTAGACATCGATGGCTTAAATGATGATTTATTAAGTAACAGCAAtgtggaaaatgaaaatgtagaTTCAAAGAATACGTACCATGCAGCTCCTATTGTTGCAACATCAGAAAAGGATATAGAGGTCATGATAGATAAATTGAAAg CATCATTGGAACAACCTGGTGTGGAAGTTGCAGATTGGGAAGCAAAACTGCTTCGAATTGAACAACTTCAAATTGAATTGGAG ATTAAGAAATTAGAAGCAGAAGAAGTTTCTTATTATGTTAGAGAAATACCTAACAAACCACCACCTCCTTACACACCACCTGGGGGTGGCGGAAGAATTTCTACATCCCTTGGATCACCTTCTCCTCCTCCAGCTGTGATTCCTTCAAACATAGACGAATTAACAGCGTTCACTGAGAAAGCTACAGCGATTATATTCAAAGCCAAGGAAGCTGGAGAAGATATTATGAGATTAGAAGCTCCTTTGGAAATATGCGAGTTAACCAAAGAGAACGACGAGACTGTTAAGAAAGATAGAAGAATTTATAATACGTTTCTGTTTGATCTATGCAAAGAAACGATCGCCGAAGTTTATCAAGCCGAGTATGAGAAACCAGGTCCAAGTTGGACGAAGCCAAACGTGAAAACGAAACCAATTATGAAGATTCCCAAAACTTTAGAAGAACTTAACGCTTATGTGAATAAAGAGGTGGCTACGTTGTTTGGTTTCAAGACGAAATTACAACGGGAAAATATGGTGATGCGTTGGAGCAGAAAACGAAGGGATAGAGTCGACGAATTACTGGCCAGAGAGGCCCAAGCCGAGGAAGACGAATGGACCAAGTTTCATCATGATGAACTAGCGGTTAAAAATGGTCTCACCGTAACTATATTGGATACTTTGATCATGGAAACTGTGAATGTGGTTAAAGTGGCATACgcaaagaaaaggaaagtaATGGTTTAA